Proteins found in one Aspergillus chevalieri M1 DNA, chromosome 2, nearly complete sequence genomic segment:
- a CDS encoding putative C6 transcription factor (COG:S;~EggNog:ENOG410PFV0;~InterPro:IPR036864,IPR007219,IPR001138;~PFAM:PF00172,PF04082;~go_function: GO:0000981 - DNA-binding transcription factor activity, RNA polymerase II-specific [Evidence IEA];~go_function: GO:0003677 - DNA binding [Evidence IEA];~go_function: GO:0008270 - zinc ion binding [Evidence IEA];~go_process: GO:0006351 - transcription, DNA-templated [Evidence IEA];~go_process: GO:0006355 - regulation of transcription, DNA-templated [Evidence IEA]) — MMPPSTTLSGNSAPKLPSPSFNNAGARPYRSHKVRACDLCRKRKSRCTVDIPGQSCLLCRVQGAVCHYQEESGSETPIPSAADPIATREWAPDQGLDGMPPPPKRKRASDDISLPNPDRPREDTSSHFRRATSVGDRGSQFRRLGVDDPQNESVFIVGPVVADDAQVIEKHMPPERTSKSVEPKSHPYNVYSSDPRKPILYTTVSRRRQGMRVGIPPGENQKEILEQILGPFKDDLVKLFLDRFNVAFPIFDGESFWAAYTSDCPGEPPASLLCQVYSMSLVYWKHTQKLATHPKPDVRYAVNMTVAALHEEFSAPGLSTISAALVDLTGRPIFSMTGNAISCGRTVSLSHCLGLNRDPTNWRLSQSEKNNRIRLWWGVVIHDRWGSFGHGVPPQIAKNQYDVPLPTVDVLLPQGSRTTERLRAAHCHIGLCRLSEILGELLPLVYGLQHRQPRETSKKVRQIRTDLDGWEDSLPDLLRSPTSNGEERIAGTSSLQLAFLSVKMLVSRVELNEVNNTDSENPEARRYFQTECRKSAEDIVRFISSLQRPNFKEFWLPYSAFHLTSTATLLVRCALETTDAEVARSCLANVETFRTILRRVREEEDWDLADMCLDHCERILNRLPEAWNKPEAWSNVDPTTNGTGAGDTRLVNPAAISLPETQTNNDIVDDMMSISGTFGTMDGFPFDMTGIWDVSVFQDVNLP; from the exons ATGATGCCGCCCTCAACCACGCTTTCGGGCAACTCGGCCCCCAAACTCCCTTCCCCGAGTTTTAACAATGCCGGCGCGCGTCCATACAGGTCGCATAAAGTCAGGGCCTGCGATTTGTGTCGCAAGCGCAAGTCCCGATGCACAGTTGACATCCCGGGACAATCCTGTCTTCTGTGCAGGGTCCAGGGGGCCGTCTGTCACTACCAGGAAGAGTCTGGCAGTGAGACACCGATACCCAGTGCCGCAGATCCTATTGCGACTAGGGAATGGGCCCCAGATCAGGGTTTGGACGGCATGCCGCCGCCCCCAAAGCGCAAGCGCGCATCGGATGACATCTCCCTTCCTAATCCGGATCGGCCAAGGGAAGATACATCTAGTCATTTCCGTCGCGCTACGTCGGTTGGGGATCGAGGGAGTCAGTTTCGGCGCTTGGGGGTGGATGATCCTCAAAATGAATCGGTTTTTATTGTTGGACCGGTCGTTGCGGATGATGCGCAAGTGATTGAGAAGCATATGCCTCCGGAGCGCACCAGCAAGTCCGTGGAACCGAAAAGTCACCCGTACAACGTCTATTCGAGTGACCCGAGAAAGCCTATTCTTTATACGACTGTTTCAAGAAGGAGACAGGGAATGCGCGTTGGCATCCCCCCGGGAGAGAACCAGAAAGAGATCCTTGAACAAATCCTCGGGCCGTTCAAGGATGATCTGGTCAAATT ATTCCTAGATAGGTTCAATGTGGCTTTTCCTATTTTCGATGGAGAAAGCTTCTGGGCAGCATATACGTCGGATTGCCCTGGTGAACCGCCAGCATCTCTATTATGCCAGGTCTACTCGATGTCATTGGTCTACTGGAAGCACACACAAAAACTTGCCACTCATCCCAAACCGGATGTTCGGTATGCCGTTAACATGACAGTGGCTGCTCTCCACGAGGAATTCTCTGCTCCTGGCTTGTCGACCATCAGTGCTGCTCTTGTCGATCTCACTGGACGGCCGATCTTCTCGATGACAGGAAATGCGATCAGTTGTGGTCGTACCGTCTCTCTATCTCATTGTCTAGGCTTGAACCGCGATCCTACGAATTGGCGGCTGTCTCAGAGCGAAAAGAACAACCGCATCCGTCTATGGTGGGGTGTTGTAATACACGATCGCTG GGGAAGCTTTGGCCACGGGGTTCCCCCACAGATCGCAAAGAACCAATATGACGTCCCACTTCCTACTGTCGATGTCCTTCTTCCGCAGGGTTCGCGCACCACAGAGCGTTTACGAGCAGCACACTGCCACATCGGACTGTGTCGATTGTCAGAGATCCTAGGCGAATTGCTACCCCTCGTATATGGTCtgcaacacagacaaccacGGGAGACATCGAAGAAAGTCAGGCAAATCCGAACCGATCTGGATGGATGGGAAGATTCCCTTCCTGACTTGCTACGATCACCCACGAGTAACGGCGAGGAGCGGATAGCGGGGACAAGCAGTTTGCAGCTGGCTTTCCTTTCCGTCAAAATGCTCGTCAGTCGAGTAGAGCTGAAT GAGGTCAACAACACCGACTCGGAGAATCCCGAGGCGCGACGGTATTTCCAGACAGAATGCCGGAAATCTGCTGAAGATATTGTACGATTTATATCTTCATTGCAGAGGCCGAATTTCAAAGAATTCTGGCTTCCTT ATAGCGCATTCCACCTAACCTCAACGGCAACCCTCCTCGTCCGCTGCGCCCTCGAAACAACTGACGCAGAAGTCGCACGCTCCTGCCTCGCCAACGTCGAAACCTTCCGCACAATCCTCCGCCGCGtccgcgaagaagaagactggGACCTGGCAGACATGTGTCTGGATCACTGCGAGCGCATTCTAAACCGACTCCCTGAAGCATGGAACAAACCCGAAGCCTGGAGCAACGTCGATCCAACGACCAACGGAACCGGGGCAGGTGATACTAGACTTGTAAATCCGGCTGCAATTTCGCTGCCAGAGACGCAGACAAATAATGATATCGTGGATGATATGATGTCGATTTCAGGGACGTTTGGGACAATGGATGGGTTTCCGTTTGATATGACGGGGATCTGGGATGTTTCTGTTTTTCAGGATGTTAATTTGCCATAG
- a CDS encoding threonine aldolase family protein (COG:E;~EggNog:ENOG410PJ3P;~InterPro:IPR023603,IPR001597,IPR015424,IPR015421, IPR015422;~PFAM:PF01212,PF00155;~go_function: GO:0003824 - catalytic activity [Evidence IEA];~go_function: GO:0016829 - lyase activity [Evidence IEA];~go_process: GO:0006520 - cellular amino acid metabolic process [Evidence IEA]), with protein MAPIFEDSVSNANANPSITKTSLCQENGPSCKYTPTKKLQEAQKQVANDFRSDVVTVPTEEVMQAIIDATFQDDMYNEAGDPSVNALQDHIAALTGKEAGLWVLSGTMGNQICLRTHLTQPPHSVLLDSRAHVHNWESGALPVLSQASATQVVPKNGVHLTVDDVRRNIIADGNIHFPPTRVVSLENTLSGTILPLEHARQISQFVRNFPVSEGVKPIAMHLDGARLLDGVTAEGVDLKEYCSHFDTVSICMSKGLGAPMGSVIVGSKAFIERAKFLRKMFGGGTRQPGMMAAAAKAAMEYTLPLLPRVHALTKKTADSLREIGYTISLPVQTNMIVLDLEVDDIPAAAFVNYGEKHGLIFFPSGRLVFHHQISEDAAGRAVEALRELYMDKKAGKTLDDYAVSGGYT; from the exons ATGGCTCCTATCTTCGAAGACAGCGTCAGCAATGCGAACGCCAACCCCAGCATCACCAAGACATCTCTGTGCCAGGAAAACGGTCCATCATGCAAATACACACCAACCAAGAAATTACAAGAAGCCCAAAAACAAGTCGCAAATGATTTCCGATCTGACGTAGTAACTGTTCCCACAGAGGAAGTCATGCAG GCAATCATAGACGCAACATTCCAAGACGACATGTACAACGAAGCTGGCGACCCCTCCGTCAACGCCCTCCAAGACCACATCGCCGCCCTCACCGGCAAAGAAGCCGGCCTCTGGGTCCTCTCCGGCACAATGGGCAACCAGATCTGTCTGCGCACGCATCTGACCCAGCCGCCGCATTCCGTGCTGCTTGATTCCAGGGCGCATGTGCATAATTGGGAGTCGGGTGCGTTGCCGGTTCTGTCGCAGGCGTCGGCGACGCAAGTGGTTCCGAAGAACGGGGTGCATCTGACGGTCGATGATGTGAGGAGGAATATTATTGCGGATGGGAATA TCCATTTCCCACCAACCCGCGTCGTCTCCCTCGAGAACACCCTCAGCGGCACAATCCTCCCCCTCGAACACGCGAGACAGATCTCTCAATTCGTTCGCAATTTCCCCGTCTCTGAAGGTGTCAAGCCAATCGCCATGCACCTCGACGGTGCGCGGCTGCTCGACGGCGTAACAGCCGAAGGCGTCGACCTCAAAGAGTACTGCTCGCATTTCGACACTGTGAGCATTTGTATGTCGAAGGGTCTTGGTGCGCCTATGGGGAGTGTTATTGTGGGGAGTAAGGCGTTTATTGAGCGGGCGAAGTTTCTGAGAAAGATGTTTGGTGGTGGGACGAGGCAG CCCGGCATGATggccgccgccgccaaagCCGCCATGGAATACACCCTTCCCCTCCTACCCCGAGTTCACgccctcaccaaaaagacagCAGACTCCCTCCGCGAAATCGGATACACAATCAGTCTCCCTGTGCAAACGAACATGATCGTATTAGACCTGGAAGTCGACGATATCCCAGCTGCTGCATTCGTGAACTACGGGGAGAAACACGGGTTGATATTCTTCCCTAGTGGGCGGTTGGTGTTCCATCATCAGATCTCGGAGGATGCGGCGGGTAGGGCTGTTGAGGCGCTGAGGGAGTTGTATATGGATAAGAAGGCGGGGAAGACACTGGATGATTATGCTGTTAGTGGGGGATATACTTAA
- a CDS encoding uncharacterized protein (COG:S;~EggNog:ENOG410PMYS;~InterPro:IPR038883) — protein MLSITKTMEDLTLQDPYPDFDWGPSRGVGGEEEEEEEEIESREPRQPFRFLDLPSELRLRIYSFVLFATTRRRWLQQTRTTGSVGASSKNPPTAPLSERLPLFLVSKQVHLEASDYFYSIQTFRVFPIQDYSKMPTIRSLPPLYRPSISNIELILGSSWTKPPKSWTVNNGLGLEDMHRVRTLKVFIECDPSHPVFEGFRISKGFYTDFAGDLLRKILERLPNLKHVEFDGYPSVRRHGALMMRLLQETKVAKKQIVWGPERQWRHDKESESEGEEEQVVELS, from the coding sequence ATGCTCTCCATCACAAAGACCATGGAGGACCTGACCCTTCAGGACCCGTATCCGGACTTCGACTGGGGCCCCTCGAGGGGTGttggcggagaagaagaggaagaagaagaagaaatcgaGTCCAGAGAACCAAGACAGCCCTTTCGCTTCCTTGACCTCCCATCTGAACTTCGCCTGCGTATCTACTCCTTCGTCTTGTTTGCCACCACTCGTCGTCGCTGGTTGCAGCAAACCCGAACAACCGGCAGTGTGGGCGCCTCGTCGAAAAACCCCCCTACTGCACCGTTGTCAGAGCGTCTTCCCCTCTTTCTAGTGTCGAAACAAGTCCACCTAGAGGCCAGCGATTATTTCTACTCCATCCAGACCTTCCGCGTATTCCCGATCCAGGATTACTCCAAAATGCCCACAATCAGGTCCTTACCACCACTCTACCGGCCGTCAATCTCGAATATTGAATTGATTCTGGGCTCGAGCTGGACCAAGCCTCCAAAATCCTGGACCGTCAATAACGGGCTTGGTCTGGAGGATATGCATCGCGTTCGTACTTTGAAGGTGTTCATCGAGTGTGACCCGTCGCATCCGGTGTTCGAAGGTTTCCGCATTTCCAAGGGCTTCTACACAGATTTTGCCGGTGATCTTCTGCGCAAGATTTTGGAGAGACTGCCGAATTTGAAACATGTTGAATTCGACGGCTATCCCTCTGTTCGCAGGCATGGAGCTCTCATGATGCGGTTATTGCAGGAGACGAAAGTGGCAAAGAAGCAGATCGTCTGGGGACCGGAGAGGCAGTGGAGGCACGACAAGGAGTCGGAGAgcgaaggagaggaagagcagGTTGTAGAGCTATCTTGA
- a CDS encoding F-box domain protein (COG:S;~EggNog:ENOG410PGEV;~InterPro:IPR001810,IPR015943,IPR036047;~PFAM:PF00646;~go_function: GO:0005515 - protein binding [Evidence IEA]) gives MEHNAQSPVIERSGAEDFRNGDAQQQQQQQQQMEGVTANTDSHSLKSTKQSSSPFTRLPRNVIERILYTVDPSAFASLSLLNRKWRRISDAAPLYAHHLAHCPSFSATRDSVPYSESLDSLKRRFFAEVRRNAFNVFLRPRQTLVKLISTSMSSSTAFPKGEAFRFSFSASGQMILCISSSRIVVLDVTTKLPVVRHELKTSRRPLDATILDDGSLLAVVSSRHQINIYSLSDDDSKLIQCLALNDTPQALALSPTGGVLAIAYDDRIEMQAVGEGVLTTDRRAVRCNRVDSISFSADGFMLLGSSARGRTSSIVSVTVPFYTGTEDDVSPGDAQVRMWTTQVLFPATLQGYTRACSLPLHEEGENDWVLGYDEQRGTFKVVRISNANAGTVYFPSPFSANIYQKASPVMSPAVDGRGELVALGYEGSGLWVHGIPNRLDVASSSPGFLQQSGAISGHRMSDIPGITAACWVGYSHSSAHPASKGLRLVTVAPGGVSPPSIGEEDVPVDGGRVLLLDFDRSPRNGETIEISIELGEAEPKMLTEPNSSLDTEVELERRRTQLRRNNTAAPRRLRNAARETHPAAASSSNQKASYRHRRNSSYQSTSNTPRLNATLFGDAQLRTGDTLQRAATAAAVNPRRYSSPRQPQTQQYIPQIPHESDADNWVPPPPPYSREPDAPLPEDLRRTLLPVPPELRRAQSTAQNNASRNRPSLHRLNTITARMMRMGVRDPHTDEDDIGQRGVLQRIREGALGQFNQGRDGPVLPVPPVPAIPQAHQLPAAEESTIVQSPQYINSAPAAPQASQAPPAPLAPPTPSVPLTPSETPASSRSRRQSTRSNQTEHVVSQAVASNLMEPIPYIQEEDSPTTINQNQNQYPFSFSSPNLGDPGRRFTGAAEESPASPTARRTWYQRVPNGRSQSQDIREVMPPRPTPAMNRRASTDPTLSNRSPSTAAVNENWRRRIEEWNERTIYETNKKNRKCVVM, from the exons ATGGAGCACAATGCCCAGTCACCTGTCATTGAGCGGTCTGGGGCTGAGGATTTCCGGAATGGTGAcgcacagcagcagcagcagcagcagcagcagatggAAGGCGTCACAGCAAATACGGACTCGCATAGCTTGAAGAGCACCAAGCAGAGCTCATCGCCGTTTACCCGTTTACCCCGCAATGTCATCGAACG CATTCTCTATACGGTTGATCCAAGCGCATTTGCGTCTCTATCCCTGCTGAATCGAAAATGGAGACGTATTTCCGATGCAGCTCCGTTATACGCTCACCATCTGGCACATTGTCCATCATTTTCCGCGACACGGGATAGCGTGCCGTATTCGGAAAGCTTGGATTCGCTCAAGCGCAGGTTCTTTGCGGAGGTTAGGCGCAATGCATTCAACGTGTTTTTGAGGCCTCGTCAGACACTGGTCAAACTTATCTCTACGTCTATGAGTTCCTCTACAGCGTTTCCAAAGGGGGAGGCTTTTCGTTTCAGTTTCTCAGCCAGCGGACAGATGATTCTTTGCATCAGCTCCTCAAGGATTGTCGTGCTCGACGTGACGACAAAATTGCCCGTCGTCAGGCATGAACTCAAAACCTCGAGACGCCCCTTGGATGCTACGATTCTGGATGACGGGTCGCTTCTCGCTGTCGTATCCTCGAGGCACCAGATCAACATCTATTCCCTTTCGGATGACGACAGTAAACTCATCCAATGTCTCGCGTTGAACGATACACCACAGGCTTTGGCGCTTTCCCCGACTGGTGGTGTTCTTGCTATCGCTTATGATGACAGGATTGAAATGCAAGCTGTTGGTGAAGGCGTACTTACAACCGATCGACGGGCCGTACGCTGCAATAGAGttgattcgatttcattctctGCAGATGGATTCATGCTACTTGGATCTTCTGCTCGGGGTCGAACTAGCTCCATAGTTAGCGTCACCGTTCCGTTTTATACGGGAACAGAGGATGACGTATCTCCCGGTGATGCGCAGGTCCGGATGTGGACTACACAAGTTCTTTTCCCCGCCACTCTCCAAGGCTATACGAGGGCTTGTTCGCTTCCGTTACATGAGGAGGGAGAAAATGACTGGGTTCTAGGCTACGACGAACAAAGAGGGACCTTCAAGGTTGTCAGAATCAGTAATGCCAATGCAGGCACCGTATATTTCCCAAGTCCCTTCTCAGCGAACATTTACCAGAAAGCTTCTCCCGTAATGTCCCCTGCGGTCGATGGGAGGGGTGAGCTGGTTGCGCTTGGATATGAAGGCAGTGGCCTTTGGGTTCATGGGATACCTAACCGTCTTGATGTTGCCTCGTCATCACCAGGTTTCCTGCAACAAAGTGGTGCAATTAGTGGCCACAGAATGAGTGATATACCTGGAATCACGGCTGCTTGCTGGGTAGGATATTCGCATTCCTCCGCCCATCCGGCGTCCAAGGGTCTTAGATTAGTCACCGTGGCTCCTGGAGGTGTGAGTCCTCCATCAATCGGCGAAGAAGACGTCCCAGTTGACGGGGGCAGAGTGCTTCTTTTGGATTTCGACAGGTCTCCGAGAAATGGGGAGACAATCGAAATTAGCATCGAACTCGGAGAGGCAGAGCCCAAAATGCTCACAGAGCCGAATTCAAGCCTGGACACCGAGGTTGAGCTCGAGAGACGGAGGACGCAATTACGCCGCAACAATACTGCCGCACCACGACGGTTACGGAACGCTGCCCGAGAAACCCATCCAGCCGCGGCTTCAAGTTCCAACCAAAAGGCTTCATACCGTCACCGCAGGAACAGTTCGTATCAGTCCACTTCGAATACCCCAAGGCTCAATGCTACTTTGTTTGGGGATGCCCAGCTACGAACCGGTGATACTCTGCAACGTGCTGCTACCGCGGCTGCGGTCAATCCGCGACGATACAGTAGCCCACGCCAACCTCAGACCCAGCAATATATCCCTCAAATTCCACATGAGAGTGACGCGGATAATTGGGTCCCACCACCGCCTCCTTATAGTCGTGAACCTGATGCGCCGCTGCCCGAAGACTTACGCAGAACCCTCCTCCCGGTACCGCCTGAGCTTCGCAGGGCTCAGAGTACGGCACAGAATAATGCTTCGCGAAACCGGCCTTCTCTCCACAGATTGAACACCATCACCGCTCGGATGATGAGAATGGGTGTCAGGGATCCGCATACGGACGAAGATGACATTGGACAAAGAGGGGTGCTCCAGAGAATACGAGAAGGCGCATTAGGGCAATTCAATCAGGGCCGTGATGGGCCAGTACTGCCAGTGCCACCAGTACCAGCGATTCCACAAGCACACCAATTACCTGCCGCAGAAGAGTCCACCATAGTTCAATCCCCCCAGTATATCAACTCGGCCCCCGCAGCGCCCCAAGCTTCCCAAGCTCCACCGGCTCCTTTGGctcctccaactccttcGGTTCCTCTCACGCCATCAGAAACCCCAGCGTCAAGTCGATCCCGCCGACAATCAACCCGAAGTAACCAAACGGAGCACGTCGTTAGCCAAGCCGTGGCTAGCAACCTAATGGAGCCAATCCCATACatccaagaagaagattcaccaacaacaataaaccaaaaccaaaacCAATACCCATTCTCCTTCTCATCGCCAAACCTCGGCGATCCAGGACGAAGGTTCACCGGCGCAGCAGAAGAAAGCCCAGCATCACCCACAGCACGACGTACCTGGTACCAAAGGGTTCCAAACGGCCGTTCACAGTCCCAAGACATTCGGGAGGTGATGCCGCCTCGGCCGACTCCTGCTATGAACCGGAGGGCGTCGACTGATCCTACGCTTTCTAATCGTTCGCCTTCGACGGCTGCGGTTAATGAGaattggcggaggaggattgAGGAGTGGAATGAGAGGACCATTTATGAGACAAATAAGAAGAATCGGAAGTGTGTGGTTATGTAA
- the TIM50 gene encoding protein translocase subunit TIM50 (BUSCO:EOG09262QRH;~COG:U;~EggNog:ENOG410PGG7;~InterPro:IPR036412,IPR027111,IPR023214,IPR004274;~PFAM:PF03031;~TransMembrane:1 (i170-187o);~go_component: GO:0005743 - mitochondrial inner membrane [Evidence IEA];~go_component: GO:0005744 - TIM23 mitochondrial import inner membrane translocase complex [Evidence IEA];~go_process: GO:0015031 - protein transport [Evidence IEA]) yields MLSRAMLPLTRPNILASTTRVSALSTPRSRWYAKNNKPKTPYKVPDSVKPSKPEQSGNASQEQYSTEQAEFDTKADPQQNTANSTSSAPESDPTTTEKSAPRKPLPDLTQGIPSTLAAELEGRTKGQTPFNLTEDPSQAEDEYDDGGRGDIPKDGYVSSTDRRRARMANLMWILFALGAVGGTAYLGRNWETEEEERAHPEQPSGWGVGLLYNRIKARMNDITSYYKDPPFPKLLPDEDPNMRQPYTLVISLEDLMVHSEWSREHGWRVAKRPGIDYFLRYLNQYYELVLFTSVPSMMADQVLRKLDPYRIIRWPLFREATRYKDGEYIKDLSYLNRDLSKVIMIDTKEEHARLQPENAIILNKWQGDPKDKKLVALIPFLEYIAGMGIDDVRSVLKSFEGTDIPIEFAKREKAMRERFQKEVAEEQKKKPRVSVGSLATALGLKSNRTLDGEQTPSEGLAQGKMLWDQIRERGQKNYEMIDREIRENGEKWLAEMAAEEEKFREEQMKSMKGSFTSMFGAGGGEEKKQ; encoded by the exons ATGCTTAGCCGTGCTATGCTGCCTCTGACGAGGCCCAACATCCTTGCTTCTACCACTCGTGTTTCAGCCCTGTCGACCCCTCGCTCGCGATGGTACGCAAAGAACAATAAACCCAAGACGCCATACAAGGTCCCAGACTCGGTCAAGCCCTCCAAGCCGGAGCAATCAGGAAATGCATCGCAGGAGCAGTACTCGACGGAACAAGCGGAATTCGACACCAAGGCCGATCCGCAGCAGAACACTGCTAACAGCACATCGTCAGCT CCCGAATCCGACCCCACCACTACCGAGAAGAGCGCACCTCGAAAGCCGCTTCCCGACCTCACGCAGGGTATCCCTTCGACCTTGGCGGCAGAGCTGGAAGGCCGCACCAAAGGTCAGACACCATTTAACCTGACCGAAGATCCCAGCCAAGCAGAAGATGAGTACGATGACGGTGGCCGAGGCGACATTCCCAAGGACGGCTACGTCTCGTCTACGGATCGCCGCAGGGCCCGCATGGCGAACCTGATGTGGATTCTGTTCGCGCTTGGAGCAGTTGGTGGTACTGCATACTTGGGACGCAATTGGGAaactgaggaggaggagagggctCACCCGGAGCAGCCCTCTGGTTGGGGCGTGGGCCTCTTGTACAACCGCATCAAGGCCCGTATGAACGACATCACCAGCTACTACAAGGATCCTCCGTTCCCCAAGCTGCTGCCGGACGAGGACCCCAATATGCGCCAGCCTTACACCCTGGTGATCAGTTTGGAAGATCTGATGGTGCATAGTGAGTGGAGCCGGGAGCACGGATGGCGGGTTGCCAAGCGACCTGGAATTGACTACTTCCTCCGCTACCTGAATCAGTACTATGAGCTTGTGCTTTTCACTAGTGTGCCCAGCATGATGGCAGATCAGGTGCTCCGAAAACTGGATCCTTATCGTATCATTCGCTGGCCCTTGTTCCGGGAGGCGACCCGGTACAAGGATGGAGAGTACATTAAG GACCTTTCGTATCTGAACCGTGACTTGTCTAAGGTGATCATGATCGACACCAAGGAAGAGCACGCCCGTTTGCAGCCCGAAAACGCTATTATCCTCAACAAGTGGCAGGGTGACCCCAAGGACAAGAAGCTCGTCGCCTTGATTCCCTTCCTCGAGTACATCGCTGGTATGGGCATTGACGATGTGCGCTCAGTCCTGAAGTCGTTCGAGGGTACCGACATCCCCATCGAGTTTGCCAAGCGCGAAAAGGCCATGCGCGAACGATTTCAGAAGGAAGTTGccgaggagcagaagaagaagcctcGTGTGAGTGTGGGCAGCTTGGCCACGGCCCTGGGACTCAAGTCCAACCGCACTTTGGATGGTGAGCAGACTCCATCTGAGGGGTTGGCACAAGGTAAGATGCTCTGGGACCAGATCCGTGAGCGGGGCCAGAAGAATTATGAGATGATCGACCGGGAGATCCGCGAGAACGGTGAGAAGTGGCTGGCTGAGATGGCtgcagaggaagaaaagtTCCGAGAGGAGCAGATGAAGAGCATGAAGGGATCTTTCACCAGCATGTTCGGAGCTGGTGGCggtgaggagaagaagcagtAA